AGCTCCACCACGGGCGCGGTGACGATCACCATTCAGTATCCGCAGGCGCCCAAGCCGTACAAGCTCTCGGGCGCGTGGAAGCTCTCCGGCACCGACCTGGCGGTGCAGTGGAGCAAGCGCAACTTGGGCGCGGCCGAGGCGAAGCCGATCGCGTTGAACACGAAGCAGTTCCGGATCAAGAGCGGCAAGGGCGCGAACGCGAAGTGGTCGACGGTGACGGCCGACCGGAAGTCCCGCTCGGTGACGTTCGGCTTCCCACTCGAGCCGGGCGGCTCGCCGAATCAGAAGATGACCTGCCGCAAGGCCTGAGGACCGCTTCGAGAATTACACTCGTGTCATGAGTGGCCTGTACCGGGACGACGGGGTCGTGCTGCGCACGATCAAGCTCGGGGAGGCCGACCGGATCGTCACGATCTTCTCGCAGGGCCATGGCAAGATCCGCGCCGTCGCGAAGGGTGTGCGCAAGACGTCGAGCCGTTTCGGCGCGCGCCTCGAGCCCGCGACTCACGTCGCGCTCCAGTGCTACAAGGGCCGCGAGCTCGACGTCGTCACGCAGGCCGAGACGATCGAGTCGAACCGCGCCGTGCGCGAGGGCTATCAGATGCTCACGCACGCGATCCCGATGCTCGAGGTCGTCGACCACGTCACGCCCGAGCGCGATCCGAACCCCGCGCTCTACCGCATGCTCACCGGCGCGCTCCGCACGCTCGGTGAGCGTCGCAGCGCGCTCGTCACCACTGCGTTCTTCTGGAAGCTGCTGAGCCTCGAAGGCTTCCAACCGATGCTCGACGGTTGCGCGCGCTGTGCTGCGGAAGGCGACGACATCGAGCTGCGCGCCTTCGACCTCGCCGACGGCGGGATGTTGTGCGCGTCGTGCGCCACGCTCTCCGGTCGCGCGGTCACGCCCGCGGCACTGACCCTGCTGCGGTTGCTGCTCGGCGGCGGCCTCAACGTCGCGCTCGCGGAGCCGCCGGGCCCGACGACGCGCGAGGTGGAGCGTCTCGCGTTGATGGCGGTCGAGTATCACCTCGAACGTCGCCTCCGAAGCGCGACGCTGCTCTGATCACACCGCTGATCAGAAGCAATCCCGGGAAAATCCAGGCCCCCGACTAGCCTGAAACCTCATGGCCAAGAACGACTTGATGGACCGCGTCGTCAATCTGACGAAGCGGCGGGGCTTGGTCTTTCCCTCCAGCGAGATCTACGGCGGCTTCCGTTCCACGTGGGATTACGGGCCGTTGGGCGTCCTCCTGAAGCGCAACGTGAAGGACGCGTGGTGGCGCTCGATGGTGCAGCTGCGCGACGACATCGTCGGCCTCGACAGCGCCATCCTCATGGCGCCGAAGGTGTGGGAGACGAGCGGTCACGTCGCCACCTTCACCGACCCGCTCGTCGACTGCCGCAACTGTCACGAACGTTTTCGCGAGGACCAGCTCCCCGAGTCGGGCGCGTGCCCGAACTGCGGCGTGAAGGATCAGTTCACGGACGCGCGTCAGTTCAACCTGATGTTCAAGACGCATGTCGGCCCCGTCGAGGACGACGCGTCGGTCGCGTACCTGCGCCCCGAGACCGCGCAGGGCATCTTCGTGAACTTCAAGAACGTGCAGACGACCGCGCGCCGCAAGCCGCCGTTCGGCATCGCGCAGATCGGAAAGTCGTTCCGCAACGAGATCACGCCCGGCAACTTCCTCTTCCGCACTCGTGAGTTCGAGCAGATGGAGATGGAGTACTTCGTGCCGCCCGACGAGGCGCCGAAGTGGTTCGAGTACTGGGTGCAGCAGCGGTTCAACTGGTACGTCGAGCACGGCATCCCCGAGTCGATGCTCCGCATCCGGCCGCACGATGCCGAGGAGCTGTCGCACTACTCGGCGGGCACCTCCGACGTGGAGTTCCTCTTCCCGTGGGGTTGGGGCGAGCTCGAAGGCATCGCCAACCGCACCGACTTCGACCTCCGTCGTCACTCCGAGGAGTCCGGCGACGACCTCTCGTACTTCGACCAGGCGACGAACGAGCACTACCGGCCGTACGTGATCGAGCCCGCGTCGGGTGCCGACCGGGCGACGCTCGCCTTCCTGCTCGCCGCGTACGCCGAGGAAGAGGTGAACGGCGAGCCGCGCACGACGCTGCGACTGCATCCGCGCCTCGCGCCGACGAAGGTCGCGGTGCTCCCGCTCTCGAAGAAGGACGAGCTCGCGCCGCTGACGAACGAGGTCGCCGGCGCGCTGCGACCGCACTTCCAGATCGACACGGATACGGCGGGCGCGATCGGTCGTCGGTACCGACGGCAGGACGAGGTCGGCACGCCGTACTGCGTCACGATCGACTTCGAATCGCTCGACGATCAGGCGGTCACGGTGAGGGAGCGGGACTCGATGGGGCAGGAACGCGTGCCGGTGAAGGCACTGCTCGACCACCTCCGCACCCGGTTCGATTGACGATGGAGCAGGTGAACGGTCACTGCCCGTCGAGGCGAGGCCCCGTGCCCGTACGAGCGAACATGCGACCAAGGTGATGGACGACTATTACGAGTTGCTCGACGTCGCGCCCGATGCCGACCGCGAGGAGATCCGCGGCGCGTACCGCACCAAGCGCGACGACCTGCAGGCGCAGGACGGCGACGACACGCGCGGCAAGGTCGCGGAACTGAACCGCGCGTGGAACGTGTTGTCGGACCCGACCCAGCGTCAGCGCTACGACGACCGGCTCGCGCGGGCGCGGGAGTCGGGTGACGACGGCGACGGCGAGCACCACGACGACCGTGACGGCGAGGATGGCGGCGAGCGACCGGTGCCGGTCACGCGCGCGCAGCGGCGCGAGGAGATCCGCCACGCGCGGCAGAACCGCATGACGGCAACCGTCACGCTGCCGAACGGGCTCGTCGTCGCGCCGGTGCGCCGCCGCCTCGTGGCGCTCGCGACCGATGTCGTCATCCTGCTCGCGTTGTTCTCCGCGGTGCAGCTGATCGGCGCGCGCCAGGTCGACAAGCGCTTTCCCGGTGAGCGCTCGCACGCGTCGGCGCTGCAGAAGCGCGTCGACGCGGTCGACAAGACGATCGACGCCGACAAGAAGAAGGTGTCGGCCGCGAAGGACAAGCACGACACCGCGGCGGAGAAGACCGCGACCGACGAGCAGAACGCCGATCAGAAGAAGAAGGACGGCTACAACAAGGAGATCGACGACATCAACCGGGACTTCGCGCCCGGGCTGAAGGTCGTCTACGCGATCGGGGTGTTGGTCGCGTTCCTCTATCTCGTCCCGTTGACCGCGCTGACCGGCCAGACGGTCGGCAAGCGGTTGCAGAAGATCCGTGTCGTTCGGGTTGCCGACGGGTCGCCGGTGGGTTGGAAGCCCACGCTGATCCGTTTCGGCCTGCCGCTCGGTGTCGCCATGCTCCTCGGTGTCCTCATCCTCGGTGAGTTCGCGTTGCTGCTCGGGATCATCTTCATCATCGGCTGGGTGAACCGGCCCGATCGCCAGGGCATCCACGACCGGTTGGCGAAAACGGTGGTCGTCGAGGCGTGAGAATGTTGAGACCAGTCGAATCTCGTGCCGGAGGCCCGCTCCCATGACCAAGTACGTCTATGGCTTCGAAGAAGGCTCGAAGGAGCAGAAGTTCCTGCTGGGGGGCAAGGGCGCCAACCTCGCCGAGATGACGATTCTCGGCCTTCCCGTACCACCGGGATTCACGATCACGACCGAGGCGTGCAACGCCTACATGCAGCGCGACAACGCGTTCCCCGACGGCCTCCTCGACGAGGTCGCGAAGGCGCTCGAGCAACTCCAGGACAAGATGGGCAAGCGGCTCGGCGACCCCGTCGACCCGCTGCTCGTGTCGGTGCGCTCGGGTGCGCCCTTCTCGATGCCTGGGATGATGGACACCGTCCTCAACCTCGGGCTGAACGACGACTCGGTCGGCGGCCTCGCGCGCCAGACCGGCAACGAGCGCTTCGCGTACGACTCGTACCGCCGCTTCGTGCAGATGTTCGGGAAGATCGTGCTCGACGTCTCCGGCGAGCACTTCGAGGACGCGCTGCACGACCTGCTCGAGGAGAAGAAGGTCACCAACGAGACCGAGCTCGACCGCACCGCGCTCGAAGGGCTCGTCGCGACGTTCAAGGGCATCGTCAAGAAGGAAGCGGGCGTCGACTTCCCCGACGATCCGCAGGAGCAGCTTCGCTACGCGATCGAAGCCGTGTTCCGCTCGTGGAACGGTGACCGCGCGCGCGTCTACCGCCGCATGGAGAAGATCCCCGACGATCTCGGCACCGCGGTGAACGTGCAGACGATGGTGTTCGGCAACAAGGGCGACGACTCCGGTACCGGAGTCGCGTTCACGCGCAACCCCGCCACCGGCGAGCGCGCGCCCTACGGCGACTTCCTCGCCAACGCACAGGGTGAGGACGTCGTCGCCGGCATCCGCATCACCGAGCCGCTCGACGCGATGGCCAACGACTTCCCCGAGTCGCATCAGCAACTGCTCGACGTGTTGGCGAAGCTCGAGCTGCACTACCGCGACATGTGCGACACCGAGTTCACCGTCGAGCAGGGTCGCCTGTTCATGCTGCAGACGCGCGTCGGCAAACGCACCGCGCTCGCGGCGTTGCGCATGGCCGTCGAGATGCACGAAGAGGGACTGATCTCGAAGAACGAAGCGGTGCTGCGCGTGCAGCCCGACCAGCTCGACCAGATGCTGCACCCGCAGTTCGACCCCAACGCGAAGTACACCGTGCTCGCGAAGGGTCTCAACGCGTCGCCCGGCGCAGCCGTGGGGCGCGTCTACTTCACGGCCGACTCCGCGGAATCGCATCACAACGACGGTGAGCGCGTGATCCTCGTGCGGCCCGAGACGTCGCCCGACGACCTGCGCGGCATGATCGCGGCGGAGGGCATCCTCACATCGCGCGGCGGTCTCGTCAGCCACGCGGCCGTCGTTGCGCGCGGCATGGGCACGCCCGCGATCTGCGGTGCCGAGGCCGTGCGCATCGACCTCAAGACGCGCACGTTCACCGTCGGTGACGTGACCGTGCGCGAAGGCGACGTCGTGTCGATCAACGGCACGACCGGTGAGGTCGTCGTCGGCGAGGTCGCGGTCGTGACGCCCGAGCCGAGCGGTCCGTTCGGCACGGTGCTCGACTGGGCCGACGAGTTCCGCGTGCTGGGCGTGCGCACCAACGCCGATCTGCCCGAAGACGCGAAGCGCGCGCGTGAGTTCGGCGCCGAAGGCATCGGCCTCTGCCGAACCGAGCACATGTTCCTCGGCGACCGGCTGCCGATCGTGCAGCGGATGATCCTGGCGTCGAACGACGAGGAAGAGGCCGCCGCGCTCGAGGAGCTGCGGCGCGTGCAGCGCTCCGACTACGTCGGGATCCTCGAGGCGATGGACGGGCTGCCGGTCACCGTGCGCCTGCTCGACCCGCCGCTGCACGAGTTCCTGCCCGACATCGAGGAGCTGATCGTCGCGCAGGCGAAGGGCGAGCTCGACGCAAAGGGCGAGCAGCTCCTCGCGGCGGCGCGCGCGTGGCAGGAAGTGAACCCGATGCTCGGGACGCGCGGCTGCCGGCTCGGCATCCTGAAGCCCGGCCTGTACCGCATGCAGGTACGGGCACTCATGGAAGCCGCGGTCGAACGCAAGCAGGCGGGAGGCGATCCGCGCGTCGAGATCATGATCCCGCTCATCGTCAACCGCGCCGAGCTCGCGATGCTCGACGAGTGGGTGCGCGAGGTCGCGACCGAGGTGCTCGCGGCCGCGGGTGTCGACCTGCACTACACCGTCGGCACGATGATCGAGACGCCGCGCGCCGCGATCGACGCGGCCGACATCGCGGAGGTCGCCGAGTTCTTCTCGTTCGGTACGAACGACCTCACGCAGATGACGTTCGGCTTCTCGCGCGACGACGTCGAGAGCCGGCTCATGCCCGCGTATCTCGCGGACAAGCTGCTGCGCGTGAGCCCGTTCGAGGAGATCGACGTCGAGGGTGTCGGCAAGCTCGTCGAGATGGGCGTGCGCGAGGGTCGGGCGACGCGCCCGGACCTCAAGCTCGGCATCTGCGGTGAGCACGGCGGCAACCCGGCGTCGGTGCACTTCTGCGCGGAGGTCGGCCTCGACTACGTGTCCTGCTCGCCGTACCGCGTGCCGATCGCGCGGCTCGCCGCCGCGCACGCGGCGCTCGGCGCGGGCGGACCCGGCGGCACCGCGTAGCCGGTTTCGTCGCCGTGTTGCAGCTCGATGCGGAAGGCGTGCGCGCCTTCATCGAATCGGTCTGGCCGGGCGCGTTCGAGGCGTACGAGATCATCTCGTTGTCGGAAGGGCGCGCCGTCGTTCGGCTGACGCATCAGCAGCGGATGTTGCGGCCCGGCGGCACCGTGTCGGGGCCCTCGCTGATGGCGCTCGCCGACGTCGCGATGTGGGTCGCGGTGCTCGCCGTCGTCGGCCCGGTCGCGATGACGGTGACGACGCACCTCGACATCGACTTCCTACGCTTCGTCGGCGCGCACGACGTCGTTGCCGACACGCGATTGCTGAAGGTCGGCCGCTCGTTGGCCGTCGGCGACGTGTTGATGACCGCCGACGGTTCCGCGGAGCCGTGCGCGCGTGCGTCGGTGACGTACGCGATCCCGCCGTCTTGATCGTCGCACTCGCTTCGCTCGCCGCTCCGGACGCGAGATGCCACCGCGTCTGGTCGCATGCCGACGGTGCGTCGTGACCGAGTGGCGGCAGGACGGATTTCTTGTCACCGACGATCCGGCGCGCGTCGACGTCGAGGTCGTGCACGCGTACCTCTCGACGGAGTCGTACTGGGCGACACATCGCACGCGTGACGAGACCGCGGCCGCGCTCGCGGCGTCGTGGTGCTTCACGTTGATCGACGAGGCGACGGGCGGAGTCGTCGGGTTCGCCCGGCTCGTCACCGATCGCGTCACGTACGGCTGGGTCGCGGACGTGTTCGTCGCGTCCGCGATGCAAGGGCGCGGGTTGGGCGTGTTCCTGATGGAGTGCGTCGCCGACGCGGCTTCCGGGATCAACCGCCTTCAGCTCGGCACGCGCGACGCGCACGGGTTGTACGCCAAGTTCGGCTTCACCCCGCACTCGTATCCCGAGCGCGCGATGGAACGCCTCCTCCGCCCGCTGGCCCCGCCCGCCTGACCTGGGACCTTCGCACTTCTGGGCCATTGGATTCCCCTGAGGGGAACTGAAGGGCCCAGAAGTCAGTCGTCGTTCGCCTTGCAGCGACCGATGCGCGCCGGCGTCACGGTCGGGATCGGCGTGATCGTGAGCGTGCTGGGCGATCCGGGCGGCGTCGGCGGCAGGCCATTCGTTCCGGACGCTTGTTCCCGGGCACCGGAGCGCGCGCCGATGCGACGCAGCGCCGACGCGTGGAAGTCCTGGTTCGTCAGCGTGAAGTCCCGCCCGACCGGTGTGCTCACCCGGGACGCGAACACGACGACGCCGTCTTCGACCAGCGCGAGCTGCGTGCCGACGTGTGCACGCGTGAACGAGGAGATCTGCGCACCCGCGTCGCGGTCGAACGCCAGCAAGATGTTCCAACCGACCGATGGATCCGTGCACGAGACGCGATAGCTCGAGAGACCGTCGGCGCGTGCGAGCGTCGTGCCGAGCGCGAAGCACTTGCCGTCCTGCTCGGTGCCGAATCCGGGGACCTGACCGGCGCGGCACGGCGGCTTCGACTCTGCGGTCACGACCCGCAGGAACGGCGCCTGCCGGTCGACCGGCCCAGGTGTCGTGGTGGTCGTCACCGCGGACCGGCCGCCGCCGCACGCCGAGAGGGCGACGACCGCCGCCGCGACGCACAACCGCATCCGCCCGCCCACGACGGCGCAGCGTAGGGGATTCGGCGAACTGATCGAGTTTCGTGACGCGCCTGCGTCGCTCTTCTCGATCAGATCGAGCGGTCGGCTTCGCTGTCGCACCCCCTCGGTACGCTGATCCCGTGAAGGAACCGGCTCGGCTCACCGTCGTCGACGACGTGGCGCACGCGCATCCGGACGCGCTCGCGGTCGTCGGCGGGGCACTGCTGGGGCGAGAGGAACGCGAGGGCGACCTCGCGCAACGGCTCGCGCCGGGCGCGACCCGGCCGTCGGGTGCGGGCACGCGCGCCCGGGCCGAGGATCCCGATCCGTACCGTCTGTGCTTCGAACGCGACCTCGACCGCATCAAGCACTCGCGACCGTGGCGCCGGCTCGCGGGGAAGTGTCAGGTGTTCGTCGCACCGGAGGACGATCATCTGCGCACGCGGCTCACGCACGCGGTCGAGGTGGCGCAGGTCGCGTCGGGCATCGCGTGCGCGGCGAACCTGTGTCTTCCGCTCGTCGAGGCGATCGCGCTCGCGCACGACTGCGGCCACGGCCCCGCCGGCCACGCGTCGGAAGACGCGTTCGCGCCGTACCTCCCCGGGGGCTACGACCACGCGGTGTACGGCGCCGACGTCACGCTCGAGCCGTTGAACCTGTGCGTGCAGACACTCGACGGTGTGCGCAACCACTCGTGGCGCCGGCCGCCGCCCGCCACACCCGAGGGTGAGGTCGTCGCGTGGGCCGACCGCATCGCGTACGTGTGCCACGACTTCGAGGACGCGTGCCGCGCCGGGCTGATCGCGCCGACCGACCTGCCCGCGCCGGTCACCGACGTGGTCGGAACGCGTAGCTCCGAGCAGA
The Acidimicrobiia bacterium genome window above contains:
- the recO gene encoding DNA repair protein RecO encodes the protein MSGLYRDDGVVLRTIKLGEADRIVTIFSQGHGKIRAVAKGVRKTSSRFGARLEPATHVALQCYKGRELDVVTQAETIESNRAVREGYQMLTHAIPMLEVVDHVTPERDPNPALYRMLTGALRTLGERRSALVTTAFFWKLLSLEGFQPMLDGCARCAAEGDDIELRAFDLADGGMLCASCATLSGRAVTPAALTLLRLLLGGGLNVALAEPPGPTTREVERLALMAVEYHLERRLRSATLL
- a CDS encoding glycine--tRNA ligase — translated: MAKNDLMDRVVNLTKRRGLVFPSSEIYGGFRSTWDYGPLGVLLKRNVKDAWWRSMVQLRDDIVGLDSAILMAPKVWETSGHVATFTDPLVDCRNCHERFREDQLPESGACPNCGVKDQFTDARQFNLMFKTHVGPVEDDASVAYLRPETAQGIFVNFKNVQTTARRKPPFGIAQIGKSFRNEITPGNFLFRTREFEQMEMEYFVPPDEAPKWFEYWVQQRFNWYVEHGIPESMLRIRPHDAEELSHYSAGTSDVEFLFPWGWGELEGIANRTDFDLRRHSEESGDDLSYFDQATNEHYRPYVIEPASGADRATLAFLLAAYAEEEVNGEPRTTLRLHPRLAPTKVAVLPLSKKDELAPLTNEVAGALRPHFQIDTDTAGAIGRRYRRQDEVGTPYCVTIDFESLDDQAVTVRERDSMGQERVPVKALLDHLRTRFD
- a CDS encoding RDD family protein; translated protein: MDDYYELLDVAPDADREEIRGAYRTKRDDLQAQDGDDTRGKVAELNRAWNVLSDPTQRQRYDDRLARARESGDDGDGEHHDDRDGEDGGERPVPVTRAQRREEIRHARQNRMTATVTLPNGLVVAPVRRRLVALATDVVILLALFSAVQLIGARQVDKRFPGERSHASALQKRVDAVDKTIDADKKKVSAAKDKHDTAAEKTATDEQNADQKKKDGYNKEIDDINRDFAPGLKVVYAIGVLVAFLYLVPLTALTGQTVGKRLQKIRVVRVADGSPVGWKPTLIRFGLPLGVAMLLGVLILGEFALLLGIIFIIGWVNRPDRQGIHDRLAKTVVVEA
- the ppdK gene encoding pyruvate, phosphate dikinase, whose amino-acid sequence is MTKYVYGFEEGSKEQKFLLGGKGANLAEMTILGLPVPPGFTITTEACNAYMQRDNAFPDGLLDEVAKALEQLQDKMGKRLGDPVDPLLVSVRSGAPFSMPGMMDTVLNLGLNDDSVGGLARQTGNERFAYDSYRRFVQMFGKIVLDVSGEHFEDALHDLLEEKKVTNETELDRTALEGLVATFKGIVKKEAGVDFPDDPQEQLRYAIEAVFRSWNGDRARVYRRMEKIPDDLGTAVNVQTMVFGNKGDDSGTGVAFTRNPATGERAPYGDFLANAQGEDVVAGIRITEPLDAMANDFPESHQQLLDVLAKLELHYRDMCDTEFTVEQGRLFMLQTRVGKRTALAALRMAVEMHEEGLISKNEAVLRVQPDQLDQMLHPQFDPNAKYTVLAKGLNASPGAAVGRVYFTADSAESHHNDGERVILVRPETSPDDLRGMIAAEGILTSRGGLVSHAAVVARGMGTPAICGAEAVRIDLKTRTFTVGDVTVREGDVVSINGTTGEVVVGEVAVVTPEPSGPFGTVLDWADEFRVLGVRTNADLPEDAKRAREFGAEGIGLCRTEHMFLGDRLPIVQRMILASNDEEEAAALEELRRVQRSDYVGILEAMDGLPVTVRLLDPPLHEFLPDIEELIVAQAKGELDAKGEQLLAAARAWQEVNPMLGTRGCRLGILKPGLYRMQVRALMEAAVERKQAGGDPRVEIMIPLIVNRAELAMLDEWVREVATEVLAAAGVDLHYTVGTMIETPRAAIDAADIAEVAEFFSFGTNDLTQMTFGFSRDDVESRLMPAYLADKLLRVSPFEEIDVEGVGKLVEMGVREGRATRPDLKLGICGEHGGNPASVHFCAEVGLDYVSCSPYRVPIARLAAAHAALGAGGPGGTA
- a CDS encoding PaaI family thioesterase — protein: MLQLDAEGVRAFIESVWPGAFEAYEIISLSEGRAVVRLTHQQRMLRPGGTVSGPSLMALADVAMWVAVLAVVGPVAMTVTTHLDIDFLRFVGAHDVVADTRLLKVGRSLAVGDVLMTADGSAEPCARASVTYAIPPS
- a CDS encoding GNAT family N-acetyltransferase, coding for MTEWRQDGFLVTDDPARVDVEVVHAYLSTESYWATHRTRDETAAALAASWCFTLIDEATGGVVGFARLVTDRVTYGWVADVFVASAMQGRGLGVFLMECVADAASGINRLQLGTRDAHGLYAKFGFTPHSYPERAMERLLRPLAPPA
- a CDS encoding HD domain-containing protein, translating into MKEPARLTVVDDVAHAHPDALAVVGGALLGREEREGDLAQRLAPGATRPSGAGTRARAEDPDPYRLCFERDLDRIKHSRPWRRLAGKCQVFVAPEDDHLRTRLTHAVEVAQVASGIACAANLCLPLVEAIALAHDCGHGPAGHASEDAFAPYLPGGYDHAVYGADVTLEPLNLCVQTLDGVRNHSWRRPPPATPEGEVVAWADRIAYVCHDFEDACRAGLIAPTDLPAPVTDVVGTRSSEQIGAFVHAVLDGIDRTGRVSMTQREADALAAFRQFNFERIYLRPASLRQADRVISLLRGLVDWYVDVPARLPEGATGAHPDLEPGTPEAAAVAVRYVSGMTDRFALAQGVELLGMRFETLPRGV